The Aphidius gifuensis isolate YNYX2018 linkage group LG2, ASM1490517v1, whole genome shotgun sequence DNA window ttattatatattataatttttttttttttttttatcatttcaattAACGTTTATCATTTACCAgttgagttttttattattttttttattttaatttttattgatcatgtttatttttttgtaaagtcGTTTTTTATGAATgcaatcatcatttttaatttatcattttaattttctttttgtttttttttttttttattctgggGGGGTTTCACCCCCCCCCCAGACCCCCCTGACGAGAGCGCCCTTCGAACCCGCCAGGGCTACTTGCCCGGAACCCAGCCAGGGGTTGCACCCCTGGACCCGCATTACGGCCCAACACAATTACGCGGTAATTAAATTATGCCTAcgtgatgaaaaatatgtgATACTCGTgcctaaataataataactcgcGCGTTTGACTAAGTCCTATTTTATGCACTTGTATCACAAAGTACTATTTGAAGATGGATTACTTTTAGAAACATCACTAAACATACTTATTTGAATCAGTGATTCAGTTAAAATCGacatttgatgatattttgtCACTCACTGACAGCAACCATCTTTCattgtcatcaaaattaacatgtgatagATCAATTATACTATCGAGAAATTCGTTGATAATGATGTCTTGGgcatcattgttttaaatattatttactttatctgacatttcattattattaatatttattacttaaACTTACAGAATAGTTGTGCATCAACCATCACAAAAAGATGAACAAgtcaaaaatagtatttaaaaatatgttagcttttttgctctatagacagatgcttctggcagctgatttagatattcaaaaataaatccttttaCATATaacttaatataaaaaaaattttgtgagccatctagactcgcgggtttatcatgtgtaaacatcttcggcgtgtttctacgaaaaattcctacgaatgcgcaaagtggttaaaaatgaagttgaaatatgaaaagaacggctatttatcggttatatgtcgtatagttattgaaataacgaattattctcaaatttaataatggcaatCAATAGAAATCGTCGGGgagaagaaaatgtttttaaaaaaatttcgatatctcgaatagttttcgagttataatattttttaaaatttcgatatatcgatttttttttatttatttatttaataatggaagTCGACTAAACAcatcaaggagaaaaaaaaatcgaatacaattttttgatcgcgcgaatagttttcgaattatcgatatctttctaatgttaatgataatttttttcataattgataatataatagagctaagtaaaaaaataaagctaagtaaaaaatatagctaagtaaaaaatatagctaagttaaaaatatagctggtaaaactatgtagatattgtgtgtttggctataaatatatagctaagttaaaaaaatagctaagtaaaaaatatagctaagtaaaaaacctagcgaccaagtaaaaaaaacttggatatatttattattttcgaaaaaaaaatatatattcgtgcttaacaatacgcgacaatcaataattagcagtttttttgaaaaaaaaacaaaaatttcgacttttttttttgagaaaaaaaaattgtatacattttaaaaaaaatatcgataatttgataactattcgagatataaaaatttttattgggtttttttttagcttggcgagttttatcgattgcctttattaatattaaaaaaaataacttaatatatcgaaatatataagttattataactcgaaaactattcgcgatatcgaatttttttatgttgacttttttttttacttgacgagATTCATTGAtggccattattaaatttgagaattaatcgttatttcaTGAACTACacgatatataaccgataaataactgttttttccatatttcaacTCCTTTTTTAACCactgcgcattcgtaggaattttttccgtatttttcccgtaatcgtgagaaaattttctataaaaactgaataaaaaaacatgttgtctcggttatgataatatcttctgaaattcttctgtacaattacaataataattttctccttcaaactaacacatcagtcatcaatgtctatttctctttttttaaaacataaaattagtcaatattataaataaattattattgtataactAGCAGAAATACCCGGCTTCGCCCGGGAGCGGTAATTcacagaaaatttaattttttttatttaaaaacaattgaaaaaaaaaaaaaaaaaattataaatgtaaatcTGACATTAGTTCCGAGGCCAgtatgttttcttttttgacaGCAGCAAGATGagtatttttaatctttcatATGAAGTCatgcattatattttttcttttttatcttttgaagAAAGGATAAATTGCAAttatggtaattttttttttttattttttttgggtttcGGGGGTTTCTTATAAATGTGatgcttaaaaataaatctgcaCCAAGGCTCATGTctatatcataattttaaaacaaaactcataattactttaattttattttatccaatggtgtaatgaatatttttaataaaaaatgaacctATAAATTGAAGTACgaacataattttcattgaaacaaaaatattgaatatcttacatattaatttattccaaagcaaagaaaatatcaatagtaattcatatatttttttgtaattgaattatttgacaaaattgaaatttcttttttctattattattattatttatttaccttttatAAGACTAAGTAAACCTGATCTTATTCTACATTACCATCATAATTTCTTCATGCTAATATGAAGCCACCATTTGATTACATAtcatatgttttattttattttttgtttttattcaaattttattcggtatttttttttttaaactcttgAATGTAACAAGTTGtgacattataaattatttatagtaaatgtataataataaatttataaaatgcttTCCCAGTTTGCAAATCATGGCACCAAGTTAATGAATTGAAGTGGACTGACATAAAATGTTTGAATTTACTTGATTTCAATCGCAAGCAgcacatatatttattgaagaaattttccaatttatattctttgagtgtatatatttcacaagattatatatatttatttcttggaACAAAAACATCTTCACCTTTTCCACATCCAGTCAATATTCTACCttcaattgtattattgttCAATGACTTTATACATAACCGAGTTCCATTACATAATTTAGGTGGATTAATATTTCTTAAAATCATTATCGGTGCTCCAATTTTCAATGTTAATATATGGGACGGTAATTCAGACAGTTCCAATGCATTTAAAAACTCCATCGGATAATATATTGCCTGTTCAGGAGAACATACTgtatcaataaattgattcataTGCTTTACAAGTTCCTGgcagaaaatttaaaatgtctctatttatttgattaactttatcattttttggtgCGATAATAGCTCTTTCACATAACCATTCAGTattagaataatttatatgtatattagaAAAGACTTTTTCTATTAATGAATCTATTGATTCtacaatattacaaaaatttgatGGGAATGTGATGGTATCATCAGAATTTTTCTCCCATTTTCCATCTCCAAGTAGTAATAATTGTTTCGAAAATTCTGCTAAAGTAGAATCACCCGTTAGAAATACTCGCATATTTTTCgttaatgttattaattgtACATGTTTccataaatatgatttttttaaacatgcaTCTATTCGATCAGCTGATGTTCCTCGTGGAATAATTGGTAGAGTTTGTCAAAAATCACCAgccaaaataacaacaattttccccattataaattttttgttatttaaatcttGCAAAGTTCTATCTATAAGGCTtctaatcctttttttttgaccaTTGTAGATTCATCccgaataattattttagtttgCTTTAACAGTTTACATGTTGCAGGGTTActtataatattacaaattggctcatcagataaattaaaattaattggcaATTTAAGTGCTGAATGTGCAGTACGTCCACCATGTAATAAAGTTGCTGCTACACCAGATGAGGCCACTGCTAATGCTATCTTTCCACTAATGCGAATTTTTgctaatattaaattcaataaaaatgttttaccTGTTCCTCCTGGggcatctaaaaaaataagtcctcctttattattttcacatattttaataatctttttatATGCTTTGAACAGGGGATATTATGCCCCAATGCTCTAAATTTTGACCAGATATTGATAaacattatttgaattatcccATGTAAAATACTTCGGAATTTCATAGTATAATAATGTTCTTGCAAAATCAtctatttgatataatttaaaaaaagcagtTAATGTTGTTTCTGGTGCTGTCTAAGCTTTTgtttctatattttcatttaaaaaattaacgcCTTGTCCATTTTCGAGGTGAACATTCCAATGTTTGATATTTGGTTATCgatcatgaattttaaatcCACAAATTCACCATATTGCTTCATTACTACTTATATTGGGAAACGCACAATTCACCACGACGTCTGGTAGTGAATTTCTGGAAACTAACTCTTCCAGTCATTCGTATGTGGTATACACAGTATATatgctaaattattaaacaaataatatttttacaaatagttTGAAATGTCTGGTACAAAATTTTCACcgaaattgattaaaaaaaaaaaaaacaagactttACGTTTCTGGGTGCAACAGTTATTCCAGGAGAAATAGAGATCTAAGTTTCTATGCATTTTCGAGGTTAGACAAACAACAACCTGTCAAAGTAAAAtcacattttgataatatatcggaaattctaatatatatttaaccgCAACGACCGAGCTGCATAATTCGACATTAACATGTGCTTccattattttagaaataagtGGACAGTAAGGGACAATCCAACGATTatcgatatttattttttcatatttattatgaattttagcATTAATAGTAGTCTGAAAACCACCATTTACTACACTTTTTCTTCTATACAAAGGATATCCATTTCTATCTGATCTTGTAGCATCAATTAAAGCACGGGGATAATTATATGAACATTTACCGTTTTTCATACATGGTGAAATAGGATTCAATGGTCCACATGGCCCatgtatcatatttttttaaattatttcgtgTAAAAGTGGATCTTGTTCTGGATCTGGTAGCTCAGcagaaataatatcaatatcaatttggtttgcatgaattttatttttcaaccatACTAAAATATGAGCGTGGGGTAAACCTCTTTTTTGCCATTCTATTGAGTAAACCCAAGATATAACATCACCGAAAATTTTAAGTATTGTTAtcagattaattaattttctcaatttacATTTCAATACTCTAGCTATCAAGTCATGACGATCGCTCGGTTGCTGATGaggtaacaataaatttttaatttcatcccATCGATTATTACAtgtaaatgtaataaataaacatggtTTTCCATTatgttttacataaaaaagaGCGTCTTGTATATATTCATGCATATGCGTTGGACTACCGATGAAACTTActggtaaaataaatgtttgccctatattatttacattttcatcattttcgaATGCATCTTTTAAATGAATGTATTGTTCTACTTTAAGAGTTTTTCGATTACATCGAATATAACGTAAACGTTCACTTTTAATTTTCGCATACATATCAACGACAAACTGATCTAACAATTGcttataacataataaataattttttggattaTTACGTATCATAAGTTTTTGTGCATAAAAATCCATTGctgaaacttttttatttgtagttAATCTAGTATTAGGGTTTATTTGCTTCAACTCAAAATGATATCCATCTTCTCCTTGCCAAAAGATTAGTGGATATTGTAGAGCATCATATGACGAATTCGTTACTAcgtttttgtaatataatatcacgtcttataaattcatttccaTTGATTATTGCTGCTACTTCTTGAACAACAGGTAAATTAAAACGTCGTTCATGTTCATTTGAAGGGATTTTATCAGCTCGGAGAACTATTTTGCATTCATCTGTTGGCATATTTTCTAATgagattttgaataattttatcaataaattatgtttGTGCAAATGGTTTTGTAAAGAATCGATAATTTCTTGTTGTACATTTGGGACAATTGAGCACCTACGTTCTGACTCTATCTGATCATcaccaataaaatatatttgtaaaaaagcaGATTCATCGACATCATAAAGAACAAGGGACCCTATTCTATGATAAATTTGTCCTTGAATTTTGAAGGTAGTTTGATAACCTGACTCTTTTTTCCTATTTGCACCAAATGAAGTCATGTTAAaacatgaattatattttcttatattatctaaaaaatgcTTCGAATAATCTGTTAAACCAGATAAATAAGTGAATAAAGGCTCTTCAGGCTCACTAAAAAAaggcaattttatttttccgtttGCACAACACATACTATCAGATTCATCTTTAAATCTCAAAGCATGGCAATGTTTACATTCAACATCCATATTACCAATAGAAATAcgacaatcatcatcatatatatCGCTATAAGTATAGTTAAATGCTTTCGTGTCCAgaattattttagattttttttgttgtgtatTATGAggttctttaaattttttcaatctttttgCCAACAAagattttcattcaatattttttttccttttaggcataataagaatattatttgtatgctACTGATAGTTTtgttcaaattaaattcattgatacGGTTAGTTTGTTGCTATTGAACTTTCGTAAACTTGAATGAGTTTTAATATAGGTTAGTCTTATTGACAgcttatactttttaaaatcgatcgttttttattttatattgtatacatATCTGAAGTAGGctgtatacttgaaaaaaaatgcaaattattattttttctatgacaTGAAACATTTATCTGAAattcccaaataaaatatcatattttccaataaaccataaaaaaaaatatcatatctgTTAATagaccagaaaaaaaaaacaaattatatattatcaaattgaaaaaacccTGAGGATGATGAGAAAATCAGTTTTCACATCCTGGTGATCACAAATCTGATtcatggttattttttttgtcatctacATGATCACACAACCAAacagcatatatatatgttaaattttgaatcaatcggaaataaaaaaaatgcaaataataattattttttctataccgTAAagcaataatcaaaaattcatgaataaaatatcatatcttCCAATAGaccagaaaaaatatatcatctttAAGTAAAccagaagaaaaaatagatgatatattatcaaattgagaaaatcctgaagatgatggaaaaataagTTTTTGACTCCTGGTGATCGCAAAAAGTCGCcagggtaattttttttgtcatctaaACAATCAGATAGCCAAACTGAATAACTATGttaaatttcaagtaaatCGGACGAGTACTTTGCATAAAACTGCGTTTCCAAGAAATTGgtcctttttttattgtatagataattcaatattatgttttgtatttaggaaatattattttatataaacaataaaaataggtAGATTAAtgttgtaaatgaaaaatacttgcatatgcatgtatatatatgtacaatatgaactttacttcgcctaacaaatgcaactataactaataaatacaaataaaatacttgtatattaatatatacaacggcgcatatatatatataataataaataaattaaatatataaatacgcgcatttaaatttatctatacTGCAGAACGTCTGATGGTAACGGTTACCGACCGATTACCATGGCGCTGCAAGGCGCAATGTAGACtgacagaaaatggattcctgcccagatccgttaccggatctgacgtctgaactctatgttttttccttttactctaacccaacccgcgcctaaagatgtttacacatcaaaaaaaactcattaaacttgataaaaaggaaaataaacaataacaacaaaatgtGACTTGGAATTATAGCTTAAAGCAGCCTAAAAAATCGTTATTCAATTcgcgccatcgatgcgatattgaatactgtaaaTATACCTAAAAGTTTTTCTACACCATTTACTATtcttgctcaattttatttttattatgaatcgCTCTGGACCTGGAAGCAATTATGCTTTGTGTTGCTTCGAtttgatttcattttataatgtttgtcagaaTGCCCTATCTTTTGAGGGAAATTTCAggaaaaacgcaatttctggAACTGCAATAATCCGAACAACATATGGCGCGcgcaccatcgatgcgatatcgAATACTGTCCTGATATAAAGGTTCTTtcacaccattctactattcttgctcaattttattttataatgttgtcaaatagctctggacttggaagccataatgctttgatctgatttgGGTTTagaatgtttgtcagagtgtgGTAaggttttaaagaaatatcaagaaaaacgcaatttctgaaattgattttaaactttaaaaaaaaagtttacatctaaaaaatcttttttttttttatcaaagagtttaatattgattcaataGGATGATCAGAAGATAAAATATCTTCATCtcatcaatcatattttaaaataaattcccaaGAAATTGGAGGGTTAGGGTTAGCTCGATGCCGTGTATATTAGGCACGGTAGTTATCTCGTTCCTCCactttctccttttttttcatacttgacgcgaggcactaccgtgcctcttgatactAGTACATTAGCACACCTGATGATCAGGATTCGCGCCCATATCCCAACGACATATGGTGCGCGCACCAAcgctgcgatattgaatactgtagcaCGATCGATGCGACATTGAATACTgtactgatataaataaaggatctttcacaccattctactattgatgctcaattttattttataaggttgTCGAATTGCTCTGAACTTGGAAGCCATAAtgctttgatataaaatttcgtTCTATAAAGTTTGTCAGAGTGCCCTcactttttaaagaaattcaagaaaaaacgcaatttctgaatatgattttaaagtttaaaaaaaaagtatacatctaaaaaatctgtttttttttctataaaaaagtgtgatattgatttaataaaatgattagaagacataatatatttatccgatcaatcatattttaaaataatttcccaAGGAATTGGAGGGTTAGGGTTAGCTTTATGCCGATAATATATAGGCACGATAGTTAATCTCGTTTCtcctacttttattttttttctcatacttgatgcgaggcactaccgtgcctcttgataataataatattttgaatataaatactcataattatcaatattgatATATGAATGGTATTGTCAATATCATGATGATTCTTATTGTTATTATgagtattatattattattattattattatcattattattattattattattattattattgatattattattatcgatgataattttgaaattatcgttattttatttatacgatGGTTATATatggataatattattataaataacaataattccaataatattatgattaacaataatatcaatataatattagtaataatatcaatagtATCAATTATATCATCGCATTAGAAgatgaagggcgtaagtgccaaaaacgtcaattttaagAGGAAAAGagcgtaagtgcaaatttataaattttcaggtttttcatctaattatgaggcttaaaaaaaaggaaaaaagggcgtaacaacctttAATAAAGGATAAAAGGCGTATGTCCAAAGGTTTAGGCCTTTTttccgttatcaaaataatttttgataaaagatgaagggcgtatttccaattttatttaaaatttatttaatggcagaattattcaaattattgattgtttactgataattatgaataatttattatcaataaaaaaaaataaaaatatttacaaatcttcatcttttattaaaaatgattttgataatggaAAAGTTAGAGTAAGTCCCTGAACATACGCCCTTTATCGTTTATCAAAGGTTATTACgcccttcttttttttttctttaagtcTTAAAGTTAGATAAAAAAcgcgaaaatttataaaatcgcACTTACACCCTTTTTCTTTTAGTAGAAAAAAGTTCTCaaaaatggcacttacgcccttcttcCATTGATGCgacgatattaataataaaatttataatgttaatattcgaaatataaatgctattaattattattaactttgaatattattgtcagtattaatattattattattattattattatttgcattattattcAGTGAGATATTCGACGTGACATGCAACTACTCCAAAAGAAGTTTGACTTCACTCGCGCGTACTCACAACAcgctaatttttatttttattttttttctgtcaattttattaatattgtggTTGGCAATGGTTGCTGTAGGGACAAAcactatctcttttttttttaattaaaggaATAAACTTATAAGATGACTTAGTGGGTGTAAGGTCCTGCGGTCAGCGcacaacattttttattttagataaattatattttagaaaaattatatattcagggtCCAATTTGatacccctagctccatcttatGCATTATAAGGGTAACAGTTAAAGGAGCAAACACATCCCTGAGCACCCCCGAATATTCCTGACCTACCCTACGGTCAGCTTGTGCTGAATATATCGATCAGTTCGCTGGGATCTCTGATCTACTATTTTGCCCTAACTGGAGATTTTTCTCATGCGCAGAGACCGATTTTTGCGTTTGGGTAAAAGGAGGGGAGAATATAGATAGTATGACAATAATATCTTCGATATCGACCCGAACTATGCTAGCgactgatttattttataatttgaaatgtgattgatattttttatttttatttatttatttaatatcgtatgataaatagaaagctatgggaaaaatgtcTATGGAAAAGACGTAGCCACAtgttaattaatagaaaataaattttgccaaagaaataaaaatgcagGCGACATCCTTTACTTagctgatatttttccatagctttttatttttttaaattaataaaaagctataggaaaaatggtagcaaAGAAAAGggagttgtcacatgttaatttatacggtATTAATtatgccaaagaaataaacatgcaggcaacatcctttccttagctataatttttcccatagctttctatttatttgaattaataaatggtcataagaaaaatggtagctaagaaacggaagttgtcacatgttaatttatacgaagaTAATTTTGCTAAAGAAGCaaacatgcagacaacatcctttcctcagctataattttttccatagcttttta harbors:
- the LOC122850419 gene encoding uncharacterized protein LOC122850419 translates to MIHGPCGPLNPISPCMKNGKCSYNYPRALIDATRSDRNGYPLYRRKSVVNGGFQTTINAKIHNKYEKINIDNRWIVPYCPLISKIMEAHVNVELCSSVVAELVKHMNQFIDTVCSPEQAIYYPMEFLNALELSELPSHILTLKIGAPIMILRNINPPKLCNGTRLCIKSLNNNTIEGRILTGCGKGEDVFVPRNKYI